Below is a window of Anabas testudineus chromosome 10, fAnaTes1.2, whole genome shotgun sequence DNA.
CACAATctaatgtttctaaaatgttcAGATTTAATGATGAACtacttcagaaaaacaagaaataagaatttagttttaaaaacagcccTGAATGAACTTCTTCTATTCAGATTCAATTTATCCTTTAGTTAGTAGGAActaaaaagcaaatgttgggGACTGTACACTAGTGAAACTaactaaattaaattgtaaTCTAAACTGTAAACTGTCGTCATGTGACAAGTATagttaatatactgtatgattaAGTAGAAAGTAACAGAAAACGTAGTAATGAAGTAAAGTACAAACATTTTACTTGAGTACAGTAACTAACTCTAATTGAGTAACGTTACTTCGTTACCTACTTCATGGCCATTGCGATTGTGCCCGATCTAATAAGgaccacaaaaataaatatatgacaaCATAACGACACACTTTATACCTTTTGAATGATCGTGTGGTCAGTTAATAAATTTGCATCGAGACTGTTGGacagtttagtttactttactGTTGTGGTTACATTGGCACACAGCTAAATGGACGATATGCtaacattaaaacaactaaCTTTACCGGTCTCAGAAATATACAACCATGTGGCTTGTGTAACTATAATGCAGCATTTATTGTAATTGTTTGTAAGTGGACATTCACACGTTGTGGCTCCTTGTGGGCAGTATAACTGGTCAAAGAACCGAAAACATGCAGGTAGTCAGGTTGAACCAGCGTTAGATAGCTAGGCGATACGTTTCCATGCTAACGTTATCTTACCTAGCATTAGCTAACCACTGACATCGACTAAAAGCTATAACTTTAgtaataaagtaataacaatCATTTTAGTAATACCACCAACATGTTTTTAGCTACATGGAGTTTATTCTCTTTCGACAACGCACTCAGAAGTATTATTTTTCAATTCCCGGCGCCGTTATCTGCCCCGGAAGCTAAAGGTTGTGTTTCCGGTTGTGTTCTCGCCAGCCAACGCGCAATAGGAAAAGCTAGCCTAGCTACCAGCTAGTTAAAGAGCTACTCCCTGGGATCACGTCGTGGTCgcctttgtgttgtttctgaacCACTTGGGATGTTGGCGATTATTTCCCAATACAGCCTTATTAATCTGTGAAAGAGGAAACACGGGGCATCGCAAACCTTACTTTTTTTCACCCAGGGTTGTGTTTTTAACGCTAACACTATTCCAGAAACATGGCGGATGGCGGGCATTACTACAACGGTAAGAATCCGTTTCTACTACAGCATTAATCTTACATCTTCTCTGCTACTTTTACTCTTTTTTATAGACCGTGGGCACTTTATGGTGAGGAGAGAGGTCAGAAGCACAGATTTCATGAACCCAGGAGGTAAAATTATATAACGCTGTCGCTGTCGAGGTCCGTGGAGACATAGTTGTTACTTCATAGTCACAAGTATTTACTCAGTGTTTTTATAACTGATGTTATTATTGAAGTAATTTCAATATTAGAGAGTTGGAAATCGTATTAAGATAGAATACGCGAATACACGCACAATTTACTTCAACGAGTTCCAGTATCATGGTTTGCTTCCAGGAGAgccatttaaatgtaatatgcTCAGATTTTTGAAATATATACACATAGAAGTCGGTTTCACTAACATCTTTTAATGGTTAAGTCTAAAACAGGATCATTTAAGATGTcagaagacaacaacaaagatCAAAAGCATCCTGCATGTAATAGGCAATGTGGCTCAGATCATCTACTGCCTGTGTGCcatcaaaatgcatttattgtGGTATAGTTCATGAATCCTTCAAAATTTTATAactttgtttgcatttaatgttttgtttatggtcatgtgtttttataatgttaattaaaGTACCATATACTGTATCTTGTTTCCTTGCTCAGAGCACGATGATAGAACCGCACCACAGTTTCGCAACCGTAAAGGCAGAGGCTCTCACAAGGGTCGGTTGTATGACAGGTCCCGCAGAGACCGCCAACGAGGAAGCCACTCAGGAGGCTTTGGAGGTCCTGGACCACGGTCTAGGCTTGAAGATACAGATGGAGATGTAACTATGAGTGACAGCCCTCAGGACACCAGTGGGCAGCACAGATGGTAAGTGTGGCTGACTAGCCAAggcagggtggtggtggtggtgttggtgttgttatatatgattatattttgattgtttacttttaattaatatatatatatatatatataacttgGCTCTCATGGTACATGATGGTTTACATCATAATGATGGCTTAGAGAAATCTGTCAGGTATATAAACCAAATAGAAAAGATTATTGCACTTAAACTATGCGCTAGAACAAAAACTTAACTTATAGTTTGACTTCagaatgaaaagacaaatgtgaaaaagttgCTTTTTAAACTACACTGTAGTTGGCCACAGAAAGAGAAATCTGAATAAGTCTGTTATCACATTTAGCAGCCCTTGCAGCAAGCAGGATATAAAAACCCCATCTACTCTCAATAACTTTCAAAACTAACAAAAGCGAAACTACAGTTAGTTAGGCTCAAAAAAGTAATTTAGTTCCACTTTGTTGTGACTGTTTTGTTTGAACTTAATGATGCCATATATAGCATATACACATGTGGGAGATGATTGGGTCAACATATTGCTCTGTTTGATCTTCTTAAGGGCACCATATGGAAGACCCTCTCGGAAAGGAGATGGACGGtttgacagagacagacgacaaGGCAAAGGTGGAGGAGGTAGAGGTGGTttcagaggagacagaggtagtggaggaggcagcagtggagttggAGGCAAGAACCGGACAGGGTGGTACAAAGTAACGGTGCGTATTATAACAGCTGCCACAGGACATCTATATTTTTACCCTATAACCcaataaatgtcaaaataatttGCTTTACTGTCCCACAGATACCACATGGAAAAAAATACGACAAAAAATGGTTATTATCAGCTCTTCAGAACATCTGTTCAGTTCCCTACACACCTGTGCAGGTGAGGTTCAGCTCTGTCTTACGATTGCCTTTTATTATAAGCTGAATCTTTACTGCTAATTAAAGGGTATTTGAGTCCTTCTAGACCAAACCTAGCACTACTCAAATTTCAAGGTTAATGTGTTTTCGGACCACCAtccttttgtttgttaaatttaaTCTCTTTGTCCTGTCTGCCCAGTACCATGTTGATCACAACAGGGTCCATTTCTACGTGGATGATTCTGCTGCTGCCAGTGCTTTGCACAAATGTTCTCACAAGATCACAGACACAGATGGTTATAAGGTATGTTGGTGTAATATTGATGATGTCACTCTTACTACTGCTACTGTCTTCTCATGCACCTTCAGATCATTGCAACATGCTCATCTGCCAGCTATTAGGATTTTAACATAaatcaggattttttttatttatatttattgattttagtgTTGATATATGCACAGTATATTACTATTTactaatgtattttttttttgtcacctgATGTTCATTTCAAAGGTGGAAGTGCACGTCAACGACAGTGCTCCACCATCTTTCCTCCTGTCTGACCTGAAGCCTGAACATTTGGAGCACCTGAAGGTGAGCTAATAAACTACCTGAATGTGGCTGTGACTAAAGTTTCACAAGTACTGAGGTTCAGATTTCATTGTTTGTCTGATGAGTACCAGTAAGGAACATAAAGGAAATATCTAGTCACTGAAAAGTCTCACTCTTTTCAGTGTGTActattaagttattttaaagttaCCAGGGTATGATCATCTTTTGGCTTGAATTGACAGAGGTGGAAAGGAgaaaataattactttttaGGACATGCTCTcattcaagttttttttatttgtttgtttatttatttttggattacctttcactttgttttatgacCTCATCAATTTTATTGTTGACATTATTTTTCTCTTAATATTACATTTCTCATGTTTATCCACAGCAATGCATGGCAAAACGTTTTGATGGCTCTCAGCAAGCACTGGACTTGAACAGCATCCGTACAGACCCTGGTAATTTATGCTTTGATTACTTTCATGCATTAATTCTATGTAAATAATATCTACCACACAGGCAGATAGTCTTTATGTTGCAAGGAAATAGTCGATACAgtgttgttttacattaaatattcaaCAGATTTTGGAGAGCTAGATCCTCTATTGATTTAGTGTGATAAAGAGTAACATTATATTGTTGTCCAATTAGGCATGTTTATTTAGTAATTTgattattgctttttttttttttgtgatagaCCTGGTATCACACAACATTGAAATAGTCTTGAATTGGAAGACAAACATGGAAGCTGTCATCAAGATCATTGAAGAAAACATTCCAGAGGTAATGTATAGTGGATAGATTTGAAATTGGTGGCTTGATAATATTTGCTGTTGACATAATGTAGGCAGACATCACAGCTGCTTTCTAATGAAGTAATACCGAACTGAATGTAATTTTGCAAATGTCCTGACTGTTGCCAGCTGACCTGTTTAAACTTGAGTAACAACCGGATTCACAAACTGGATGAACTTGCTGAATTGGTAACCAAGGTGCCTAATCTCAAGACACTCAACCTTTCAAACAATGAGGTAAACAACTGCTTATTCAGTATAGAGAATAACACGCTGGCATAATTTGGGACCTTGGcttcaattattttttttaatacttctCGCACCACCTTATTTATGTGTGGTTGTCCAGTTAAAGTCAGACCGGGAGCTGGACAAGGTCAAAGGCCTGAAGCTGGTGGAGTTGTGGCTGAACAGAAACCCTCTGTGTAACCACTTCAAGGATCAGGCGTCATACATCAGGTCAGTGGGTGATTTTGTGGGGTGAGTGGAGGGGACATGGTGATATGTTTCTTTGCTACTAGGGTGTCGACGAGACTTTCTTGTATGACGGTATGCTGGGATGTGTTTCGAAAGGACATGAAATaagcttttgtttgtgtatgtaagGTGGCTGTATGATAACTGAAACCATTTTCCCCAGCGAGCAAGGATGAACTAAAGGACCAAGACGAACCAACTGTATTGTTTGTCTACATGTGCTTGTGAATGtggtagagagagggagagataatAAACAAATCCATTTGCAGttagttatttcttttttttgttttacatgttttttcctctcggtgattaatattttcctttcaCACTGCAAGCTAAACAATTCTTAATTTAAAAGTTGCTGAGAGCACCTTCTAAGCATGATGGAGCTCCACAGCATTTATTTCTTTCAGCTTGCTTAAACTCTCCAGAGTTTGAACAGACATCGTTTCTCTGCCAGTTATATTTAGCTTCTCTGTGGGGTGTCCTTTCAAGCTTTGCTGTTTTATGGTTCTCAGTGATGCTGTACCCAGCACTCCCCTGCTGACATCCTGGCTAGTTATCCCATAGACTGCTGTAAACCACCATCACAATGCTTAccatataaaaagaaatgaaatggaaaGGAAGCACAAATAAATGTGTACAGTTAATTCTGAGCTGCTTTTAAGAAAATAGTTACAATAATGCATTTTGAGCACAACTGAATAACAGTGCAAGTTGTTTATGGACAGTGGGCAGTCCACAGatgtgttaaaaaatatttggccgaaacagagaaaatacacaGCCGATAATTCCCCTCCCCTCATACCATCCTTGCCCACTCGGCCCCCTGTATCAGGCGAGTATGGAAGGCTGGATAGCCCATGACGGGTAAGATCCCACCTTGAAACCCTGGGACAACCTAAGGCAGGCACAGTCACGATTACTCAGCCGCAGTCCCTGTGAGCTCTGGTTCACTGATAATGGGATGAGAAGAAATTAAGAAGATGGGACTCACAGGAAGTGCCATTGGGCTGAGGCGGAGGGGGTTATGTGTCACTATCAATGGCCAAAGATGagcaaaaaactaaaagcaaTCTGTCTCCTCCGCTAAGTTGGTTCTCTTTGGCCGAAAACAGGCCTCAGCTGTTCAGTGAATGAAGTGGAGAGTTTGGCAAATACCCCTTGCTAACTTTGCTCTGAACTGAAATTGAAGTTCAGTTTTGcctgaaataaatcaaatgggGGGGGAAAAGGTGGGAACACCTCCTCTTCCAGTTGGTCTGGTGGCTGTGACCAACACAACAAATGCTCAAATATTAAACAGCAGAGTAGAGAATTACCAGTGTAGCTGAATGCTTATGCTTTCCCAGGTCCTAGTCCTAAACAGCATTACAGCATGAAGGCAGTTCCTTCACAACTGATGGTGTAACAGTAACATACTTGCCTGATATCTGCTTTGCTTGTACAGCATTGGGAGACTGTAGGATTAACGGTGGGACTACTGGGTCCAGCTCAGTTTGAGGCCAGCtgtcctttttgtttgtctctgttctaAGATTGCCTTTCTTTGCTGATAGTCATGGGTGCAGACACGGACAAAGCCATTCAGGCGATGAGTAGTGATTGATTATTGGCACCTCTTTTGAATGTTTTACTACTTGTGCCTAGTGTCTGTgtaaattttactttaatttttttaccCAGaccctgttttgttttttggtgacGTTGACTCATCTCTTCTCAACATCTTCACCAGAGTTTTTGGGGGAAGTTAACACGAGACTGGCGGTAACCACCTCTCTCCCAGCACTGCATAACCTCTTAATTTTACTAATTTAAAACTGATGTCTATACTGGTTTTCAGCGCAGTCTGGTAGATTGTGGgtctctgcatgtttgtgtatgaatGCTTCTTGAGAAGTGTGCTTGTGTTGCTTCCCCATGTCAGATCTGTGTATATCTCCATATTGGGGGAGAGGGTGAGTATACCTGCTGGTAAGTACACTGTGGGATGGGAGAAGCATCAAAGGGCACAGCATGAAGCTGAAGGAAAGATGAGCATAGTTGTGCATTTAATAAGATGAATAAATCCTTTCAGATTTGTAGTCAGGCTCTATCTTTATGACAAAGTATCTGGCTGTATTCTCCCAAATGTTCTTGACAATGTAGTGTAGTGGTTTAAAATTTCATAAActgaaaaggagaaaattaCATTAAGTGGGTCAGCAGGTGTGACTTACAGTGGTATCTACAGTATTGTGTGGTTTAGCTGCATATGTGTGGTGGTTTTTGATGATAACTTTCCTGCTCTTGGTTTTCTTTATCCTGTGCCAGTGCTGTGCGGCAGAGGTTTCCTCGGCTTCTCAAACTGGTAAGTCCACGTttctcactttgtgtttttactgctgccctccttttattttatgacatattgcattgaatttgttttatttcattgttattattattttcaaccatttgacatgtttgtgtcCCATTACACATCTGGTATGATTATGGTGTCTTTCAGtattttttactgctttttcttttctctattttctcaTTATACATTTGTGTTGATAATGATTTCAATGCAGTGTTGCACAGTCTGCAATTTTGTATGGTCATTAACAATATCAATGTTAAACTTTAATTTCAGTCTTGATGCTGGACATCTGTGAAGACAGTGGCACTGATATCTACCATCTCTTatttcttccttcctctgtgCTTTGATTTTTAGGATGGCCATGACCTGCCACCACCCATTGGCTTCGATGTGGAAACACCCACCACAATCCCCTCTTGCAAggttattttattatgttttatatcttatgattgtttttattcaaattgaCATTGTCGAAGTCTCTGGTGCTTACACCATACATTATAAACTCTAAGGTGGTAATTTAAGTTTATGCTGCCTTGtcctctgtttttgtcctttatGCACCTGACAAATGTTTGTCCATTTCCAATGCAGGGCAGCTGTTTTGGCTCTGATGAAATCAAGGCTCTCATCCTTCGCTTCTTGCAACAGTTAGTGAATTTGATGCCTTTTTTTTCAGGGTGAATGCAGTGGTACAATGATTCATTAGTCAGTGCTGCTTTTAGATGTACTACCAGAACAGGGTTGGAGTTCAACAAACAATCACAGaaaggaataaaacaaaaacaagatgacGAAGTAATGTCGCATTTGACTGTGTTGCAGGTACTACAGTATATACGACTCTGGGAACAGACAACCACTGCTGGATGCTTACCATGATGGAGCATCTTTATCGCTCACTACACCGTACTCGACCCAAAACCCCTCCAGGTAAGAATACATAAGACAACATACAATTTTGTATACATGTAACATATTGCTTGGTTTTTCTTATCCCTGATCCCCCTTCTCACACCTCCCTGTCCTCTGGTGTTAAGGAGCAGTCTCGGTGAATATCACAAAGACAGTCGAAACCTCAAGAGGATCAAAGACTCCAGTGAGTTTACCTATTAGCTGTTGGCCTCACATCACATCTGAATTGTTGAGACTAAATATTTTTGTGATTGTTGAATGTTCCCTGATGTTTCCCCTCCCTGAATTTGCCACCTTTAGCAATGCGGTTTCGACTGCTCAAGCACACACGATTGAACGTGGTGGCTTTCCTCAACGAGTTACCCAAAACTCAGCATGACATTGCGTCCTTTACTGTCGATGTAAACACCTACACAGTAAGTTCGTGTTTCTACTGTTGGTCAGCACTTGTCACTAGTGTTTTCCTCTTACTATGAAGCATTTCTCAGAATTAACtctgcaaaaatgttttgtttacagaaCACACTACTTTCCTTCACAGTGAGCGGAGTCTTTAAAGAAGGTGAGCTGTAAGGTCATCGTAATTTACAATTTGCTCTCATTCACTGCAAGATATATGCTAACTTTGTTAATAATTTGtgtcatgtctgtttttcagttgCTGTTGATGGTAAATCCAGAGACTCCACTATGGCCTTCTCTCGAGTTTTCATCACAGTCCCAGCAGGGAATTCTGGGTAAGTGTAGTTGGCTCCCAgtggttttaatcattttcctGTTCTTCATATTTTTTCCCTGTGGAAGTTTGTGTTTCATAGTACAAACATGGTTACAAACATGGTAACAACTGACATGGGGACAAACATCCTTATTTTATGTGCTGGGAAATGCCACCTTAACTTACTTGATTTAGTGATTGACCTAATGTTtagtgttaaaataattttctgtttgtcttatATAAAGTCTGTACCAGAATTGTAacaaacgttttttttttcccctgtacATCAAATACATTTGGGTTTCAGACCAAAAGATGggtattataaaaaaaatatttgatcCCAGGTGGACTTGCATTAAAAACCTaggctttttcttttctttcattagtGTAATATATATTGCCCAGCATTTGtattaaactacatttttattaacCAGCTGAGACTAACAACCTAGAAATGGTGTGTATGTGGCATCAACCTAATGAAAGAAACCTACCCCTGAAATATCTTGTTGTTTCCCTTCTGTGCCGCAGCTTGTGCATTGTGAACGACCAGCTTTTCATCCGAATGGCCACAACAGAGGAGATTCGTCGAGCCTTTGTAGCTCCTGCCCCGACTCCATCTTCCAGTCCTGTCCCCACACTCACCTCACAGCAGCAGGAGATGCTCACAGCCTTCTCCCAGAAGTCCGGCATGAACCTGGAATGGTCCCAAAAGTAAATCTTGTTTTGGTGAATTTAATGTTGTTTGATGtggttttattaatttaatttaatttaattttaaatattcaaacactTGTTCCTTGTCACAGGTGTCTGCAAGACAATGAGTGGGATTTCAACAGAGCGGCACAAATCTTCACACAGTTAAAGGTAACgcaagtttgtttttgtttttttccttaaagGTGTGATACGTTTTATAGCaatgactaaaatgttttatttt
It encodes the following:
- the zgc:153681 gene encoding nuclear RNA export factor 1 isoform X2 is translated as MADGGHYYNEHDDRTAPQFRNRKGRGSHKGRLYDRSRRDRQRGSHSGGFGGPGPRSRLEDTDGDVTMSDSPQDTSGQHRWAPYGRPSRKGDGRFDRDRRQGKGGGGRGGFRGDRGSGGGSSGVGGKNRTGWYKVTIPHGKKYDKKWLLSALQNICSVPYTPVQYHVDHNRVHFYVDDSAAASALHKCSHKITDTDGYKVEVHVNDSAPPSFLLSDLKPEHLEHLKQCMAKRFDGSQQALDLNSIRTDPDLVSHNIEIVLNWKTNMEAVIKIIEENIPELTCLNLSNNRIHKLDELAELVTKVPNLKTLNLSNNELKSDRELDKVKGLKLVELWLNRNPLCNHFKDQASYISAVRQRFPRLLKLDGHDLPPPIGFDVETPTTIPSCKGSCFGSDEIKALILRFLQQYYSIYDSGNRQPLLDAYHDGASLSLTTPYSTQNPSRSSLGEYHKDSRNLKRIKDSTMRFRLLKHTRLNVVAFLNELPKTQHDIASFTVDVNTYTNTLLSFTVSGVFKEVAVDGKSRDSTMAFSRVFITVPAGNSGLCIVNDQLFIRMATTEEIRRAFVAPAPTPSSSPVPTLTSQQQEMLTAFSQKSGMNLEWSQKCLQDNEWDFNRAAQIFTQLKSEGQIPDVAFLK
- the zgc:153681 gene encoding nuclear RNA export factor 1 isoform X1 — its product is MDRATLIRRSYPNLVVVTRVLNHDRGHFMVRREVRSTDFMNPGEHDDRTAPQFRNRKGRGSHKGRLYDRSRRDRQRGSHSGGFGGPGPRSRLEDTDGDVTMSDSPQDTSGQHRWAPYGRPSRKGDGRFDRDRRQGKGGGGRGGFRGDRGSGGGSSGVGGKNRTGWYKVTIPHGKKYDKKWLLSALQNICSVPYTPVQYHVDHNRVHFYVDDSAAASALHKCSHKITDTDGYKVEVHVNDSAPPSFLLSDLKPEHLEHLKQCMAKRFDGSQQALDLNSIRTDPDLVSHNIEIVLNWKTNMEAVIKIIEENIPELTCLNLSNNRIHKLDELAELVTKVPNLKTLNLSNNELKSDRELDKVKGLKLVELWLNRNPLCNHFKDQASYISAVRQRFPRLLKLDGHDLPPPIGFDVETPTTIPSCKGSCFGSDEIKALILRFLQQYYSIYDSGNRQPLLDAYHDGASLSLTTPYSTQNPSRSSLGEYHKDSRNLKRIKDSTMRFRLLKHTRLNVVAFLNELPKTQHDIASFTVDVNTYTNTLLSFTVSGVFKEVAVDGKSRDSTMAFSRVFITVPAGNSGLCIVNDQLFIRMATTEEIRRAFVAPAPTPSSSPVPTLTSQQQEMLTAFSQKSGMNLEWSQKCLQDNEWDFNRAAQIFTQLKSEGQIPDVAFLK